Proteins encoded within one genomic window of Candidatus Syntrophocurvum alkaliphilum:
- a CDS encoding formate/nitrite transporter family protein, with protein MNFQTPAEVAAAAANSGKAKAELPIGKMILLGILAGAYIAFGANLATVVTQNFSGQAFEIFLFGGVFSVGLMMTVIGGAELFTGNNMFCVISNLNGQASIGGTVYNWVVVYFANLIGSLLLVFLVYNSVYWTDGASLTAVGERALGIATGKLNLTWEAAFLRGILCNWLVCMAVWLALAAKDVIGKIFSCFFPIMAFVASGFEHSIANMFFIPMGIAIANGAAALGIAVPSAEIFTYGNFVFANLIPVTLGNIVGAVVFVSGFYWYTYLRK; from the coding sequence ATGAACTTTCAAACACCAGCTGAAGTAGCAGCAGCGGCCGCCAATAGTGGTAAGGCCAAAGCAGAACTGCCTATAGGCAAAATGATTTTATTAGGAATCCTAGCAGGTGCATACATAGCTTTTGGAGCTAATTTAGCAACTGTAGTAACTCAAAATTTTAGTGGTCAAGCTTTCGAGATATTCTTATTTGGTGGAGTCTTCTCCGTAGGTCTAATGATGACTGTTATTGGTGGAGCTGAACTATTTACTGGTAATAACATGTTTTGTGTTATTTCAAACTTAAACGGACAGGCTTCAATCGGAGGAACAGTATATAACTGGGTAGTAGTGTATTTTGCTAACCTTATAGGTTCTTTGCTTTTAGTGTTTTTAGTTTACAACTCAGTTTACTGGACAGACGGTGCTTCTCTAACAGCTGTAGGTGAAAGAGCTTTAGGTATAGCAACTGGAAAACTTAATTTAACTTGGGAAGCAGCTTTCCTACGTGGTATTCTTTGTAACTGGTTAGTATGTATGGCTGTATGGCTAGCACTTGCAGCAAAAGATGTAATAGGCAAGATCTTTTCTTGTTTCTTCCCAATCATGGCCTTCGTAGCCAGCGGATTTGAGCATAGTATTGCTAATATGTTCTTTATTCCAATGGGAATTGCTATTGCAAACGGTGCAGCTGCATTAGGAATTGCTGTTCCATCAGCTGAAATATTCACATATGGCAACTTTGTTTTTGCTAACTTAATTCCTGTAACCTTAGGTAATATAGTAGGTGCTGTTGTATTTGTATCAGGATTCTACTGGTATACATACCTAAGAAAGTAA
- a CDS encoding carbonic anhydrase yields the protein MSNAGAKVDAKKVLDNLKDGILSFEKSFPLEEFKKGDFKHNPSVTLLNCADARMPANMFGQLFNNVFVIENIGNQVRTNEGSVLYGLLHLRTPLLVITGHTDCGAIKASQTNFVDLEFALRNELSIVKQSIEEGTSKSSFEFSSDAAVKATELAEFNVDSQVNYLMKNEAVANLINNNELLILGLMVDLHNIYDNGHGKIYTINANGENNADVLKTYANLGTFADQAKRLTKV from the coding sequence ATGTCAAACGCTGGCGCAAAAGTCGATGCCAAAAAAGTTTTGGACAATCTCAAGGATGGTATTTTATCATTCGAAAAAAGTTTTCCACTTGAAGAATTTAAGAAAGGAGATTTTAAGCACAATCCATCAGTAACACTTCTAAACTGCGCAGATGCCCGCATGCCTGCTAATATGTTTGGACAGTTGTTCAACAATGTTTTTGTTATTGAAAATATCGGGAATCAGGTTAGAACAAATGAAGGCTCTGTTTTATATGGGCTTTTACATTTGCGCACACCACTTTTAGTTATTACCGGACATACTGACTGTGGAGCAATTAAGGCATCCCAAACTAATTTTGTAGATTTAGAATTTGCTTTAAGAAACGAACTTTCTATAGTTAAACAATCAATAGAGGAAGGAACCTCTAAAAGCAGTTTTGAGTTTAGTAGTGATGCAGCAGTTAAAGCAACTGAATTAGCAGAGTTTAATGTTGATAGCCAGGTTAATTATTTAATGAAAAATGAGGCTGTTGCAAACTTAATTAATAATAATGAGTTACTTATACTTGGACTTATGGTAGATTTACATAATATTTATGATAATGGTCACGGGAAGATTTATACCATAAATGCAAACGGAGAAAATAATGCCGATGTGCTAAAAACATATGCAAATCTAGGAACTTTTGCAGATCAAGCGAAAAGATTAACTAAGGTTTAA
- a CDS encoding Ppx/GppA phosphatase family protein: MKYAAIDIGTNSCRLIIVEVTDNGLNTLKKQVEITRIGEGLSKSSNLSPDAINRTISCLNDFKKTIENHKAQSFRVIATNAVREAKNQEDFLLKVKEQCGLEIDVISSDEEAKLSYLGVEKGLKFEQLPVLVDLGGGSTEFIFNGEYSYVNSIPIGAVKVTENNMSIFDIKNIFREILEHKEKFENSPLAFVGGTATSLVAIKEGMETYKPDIVHGYKLKREEVADLYNLLERMPLNVRKRLPGLQPERADIITGGAKVVLLIMDLLEKNEITISESDIMEGTIWSLLN; this comes from the coding sequence TTGAAATATGCTGCTATCGATATAGGTACAAATTCTTGCAGACTAATAATTGTTGAGGTTACAGACAATGGCTTAAATACTTTAAAAAAACAAGTAGAAATAACAAGGATAGGCGAGGGTTTAAGCAAATCCTCTAATTTAAGTCCTGATGCAATAAATAGAACAATATCTTGTTTAAATGACTTTAAAAAAACAATCGAAAATCATAAAGCCCAAAGCTTTAGAGTAATAGCGACCAATGCTGTAAGAGAAGCAAAAAATCAAGAGGATTTTTTATTAAAAGTAAAAGAGCAATGTGGATTAGAGATAGATGTAATATCGTCAGATGAAGAAGCAAAATTAAGTTACTTAGGTGTGGAAAAAGGGTTAAAATTTGAGCAATTACCAGTGTTAGTAGACCTTGGTGGAGGTAGTACCGAGTTTATATTTAATGGTGAATATTCCTATGTAAACTCTATACCTATAGGTGCAGTTAAGGTTACTGAGAATAACATGAGTATTTTTGATATAAAAAATATCTTTAGAGAGATTCTAGAACATAAAGAGAAGTTTGAAAATAGTCCGTTGGCTTTTGTAGGTGGGACTGCTACTAGTTTAGTAGCAATAAAGGAGGGGATGGAAACATATAAACCAGATATAGTACATGGCTATAAACTAAAAAGAGAAGAGGTAGCCGATTTATATAACCTGCTAGAACGCATGCCCTTAAACGTGCGCAAACGTCTGCCAGGCCTCCAACCAGAGCGAGCTGACATCATCACTGGTGGTGCCAAAGTAGTCCTCTTAATAATGGACCTCCTAGAAAAAAATGAAATAACAATTAGCGAAAGCGATATAATGGAAGGCACAATTTGGTCATTACTAAACTAG
- a CDS encoding S1 RNA-binding domain-containing protein, with protein MPTEQTNIAPGEIIHGKVQGITKFGAFIELPGGAVGLVHISEIADTYVKDVNDFLKEGDEVTVKVLNVAGKKIGLSIKKALKPEPKPNNRDKPQSSTKPSPKPKPRSARSHDQGSQGGSKVTLDDKIAKFFKESDERMQPLKNKVEPKRRSKGNKNSE; from the coding sequence ATGCCGACTGAACAAACCAATATTGCTCCTGGGGAAATTATTCATGGAAAGGTACAAGGTATTACCAAATTCGGAGCCTTTATTGAACTACCTGGTGGTGCTGTAGGACTAGTGCATATTTCAGAAATAGCTGATACTTATGTAAAAGATGTAAATGACTTTTTAAAAGAAGGTGATGAAGTAACGGTAAAAGTCCTAAATGTAGCCGGTAAAAAAATAGGATTATCTATTAAAAAGGCCTTAAAACCAGAGCCTAAACCAAACAATCGAGATAAACCACAAAGCTCAACAAAACCTAGCCCTAAACCAAAACCAAGAAGTGCTAGATCGCACGATCAAGGCTCTCAGGGTGGTTCTAAAGTAACATTAGATGATAAAATAGCAAAGTTTTTTAAAGAAAGTGATGAGAGGATGCAACCTCTTAAAAATAAAGTTGAGCCTAAGCGGAGAAGCAAAGGCAATAAAAATAGTGAATAA
- a CDS encoding FtsB family cell division protein: protein MKSNFVKKIIIGVICVVLLVTIVPRAKNIWELSLRKAELEKEKAQLLERQEYLDEKLCQLDSPEVIEKIAREQLGLVRQGESFLMTTKTGNKITD from the coding sequence ATGAAGAGTAATTTTGTAAAAAAAATTATTATAGGAGTTATTTGTGTAGTGCTTCTAGTAACAATAGTCCCTAGAGCTAAAAACATATGGGAATTATCATTACGCAAGGCAGAATTAGAAAAAGAAAAGGCTCAATTGCTTGAAAGGCAGGAATATCTAGACGAAAAACTTTGTCAGCTAGACTCACCAGAAGTAATAGAAAAAATTGCTAGAGAACAATTAGGCTTGGTAAGACAGGGAGAATCCTTTTTAATGACAACAAAAACTGGAAATAAAATAACAGATTGA
- a CDS encoding helix-turn-helix transcriptional regulator produces MKIEIRGAEKLSFREKQVVALKEMGKGTDEIAKTLKVSASTVATLYNRARSKGYEVVIVLPGDILGVFGGEDSDEE; encoded by the coding sequence ATGAAGATAGAAATTCGGGGAGCAGAAAAACTTAGCTTTAGAGAAAAACAAGTAGTAGCATTAAAAGAAATGGGTAAAGGAACTGATGAAATAGCCAAAACGCTTAAAGTCAGTGCTAGTACCGTAGCTACACTTTACAATCGTGCTCGTTCTAAGGGTTACGAAGTTGTAATTGTACTCCCCGGAGACATATTAGGTGTATTTGGCGGGGAGGATAGTGATGAAGAGTAA
- the yabQ gene encoding spore cortex biosynthesis protein YabQ, giving the protein MSGLFAQFQAFILTMMLGILTGVIFQYYQLTIRRARIGRYLLYILDFILWVMLIFVVFVGMLLINQGEMRIYVLLALLAGVVIYYRVLSQRLEKPITFAANSTVYIISKTIKITVKGLAYCRNFVKEKLKKDKGPPPDNEED; this is encoded by the coding sequence TTGTCAGGGCTTTTTGCCCAGTTTCAAGCCTTTATACTTACTATGATGCTGGGGATATTAACAGGTGTTATTTTTCAGTACTATCAGTTAACCATTAGAAGAGCCCGTATAGGAAGGTACCTACTATATATTCTTGACTTCATTTTATGGGTAATGCTGATATTTGTTGTATTTGTGGGCATGTTATTGATAAATCAAGGAGAAATGAGAATATATGTATTACTAGCTTTATTAGCTGGAGTAGTTATATACTATCGTGTATTATCTCAAAGGCTTGAAAAACCCATTACTTTTGCAGCAAACTCAACTGTCTATATAATTAGTAAAACTATAAAAATAACAGTCAAAGGGTTGGCCTATTGTAGAAATTTTGTAAAAGAAAAATTAAAAAAAGATAAAGGACCTCCACCTGATAACGAAGAGGATTAA
- the yabP gene encoding sporulation protein YabP, with product MAEHSLYLEDRKYLEMVGVTSVITFDEEEIILQTNMGYLNITGENLHITMLNLEQNKVAIQGTVSIMEYKAQGTDLKSKGKNILTRLLK from the coding sequence ATGGCTGAGCATTCTTTATATTTAGAAGATCGCAAGTATCTAGAGATGGTAGGTGTAACTAGTGTTATAACATTTGATGAAGAGGAAATCATCCTTCAAACCAACATGGGATACCTAAACATTACTGGGGAGAATCTCCACATAACAATGCTTAATCTTGAACAAAACAAGGTTGCAATACAAGGTACTGTATCAATTATGGAATACAAAGCCCAGGGAACAGATCTAAAAAGCAAAGGCAAAAACATTTTAACTCGTCTGCTGAAATAA
- a CDS encoding RNA-binding S4 domain-containing protein, which translates to MRLDKFLKISRIIKRRTVAKDFAENERVLINGKVAKPSTEVNQGDLITIQTGNKKNVYEVIELKDNVKANEAKNLYKIIE; encoded by the coding sequence ATGCGCCTAGATAAATTTTTAAAGATATCTAGAATTATCAAAAGGCGTACTGTTGCAAAAGACTTTGCTGAAAATGAGAGGGTACTAATAAATGGGAAAGTTGCAAAACCTTCAACCGAAGTAAACCAAGGTGATTTAATTACAATCCAAACTGGTAATAAAAAAAATGTATATGAAGTAATAGAGCTAAAAGACAATGTGAAAGCAAATGAAGCTAAAAATCTTTATAAAATAATTGAATAA
- a CDS encoding HU family DNA-binding protein yields the protein MNKTELISQVAAKTDMTKKDAEKAINAFFSSVEEALQEGDKVQLIGFGTFEVRERQERKGRNPQTGAEINIPATKVPAFKAGKALKDSLV from the coding sequence TTGAACAAAACAGAACTAATAAGTCAAGTTGCTGCAAAGACAGACATGACAAAAAAGGATGCGGAAAAAGCAATTAATGCTTTTTTTAGCTCTGTTGAAGAAGCTTTACAAGAAGGGGACAAAGTACAACTAATCGGATTTGGCACATTTGAAGTTAGAGAAAGACAAGAAAGAAAAGGAAGAAATCCTCAAACTGGAGCAGAAATAAATATTCCAGCAACGAAGGTACCAGCATTTAAGGCGGGCAAAGCACTAAAAGACTCTTTAGTATAA
- the mazG gene encoding nucleoside triphosphate pyrophosphohydrolase, which produces MVIDMKELLEVMDKLLSPEGCPWDREQTHESLTRYMIEETYETIDAIKENDMDKLREELGDLLLQVVFHSKLAENKSFFTFDDVVKTVTEKMISRHPHVFSNMNLSTSDDVMQNWEEFKKKEGKKTTLEGIPNTLPALMRAEKMQTKASRVGFDWPDVNGAVEKVIEEAKELSQANNEDEIIEETGDLLFAVVNIARMKNVDPEKALQRCNDKFLRRFNYIEQKIKANGNSLTDATLQDMDFLWDEAKTNGL; this is translated from the coding sequence GTGGTCATAGACATGAAAGAGCTTTTAGAGGTAATGGACAAGTTGTTATCACCTGAAGGGTGCCCTTGGGATAGAGAGCAGACTCATGAGTCGCTTACGAGATATATGATAGAAGAAACATATGAAACTATAGATGCAATAAAAGAAAATGATATGGATAAACTGAGGGAAGAATTAGGGGACTTACTATTACAGGTAGTATTTCACTCTAAGCTAGCAGAAAACAAATCCTTTTTTACCTTTGATGATGTAGTAAAAACAGTAACTGAAAAAATGATTTCTAGACATCCTCATGTTTTTAGCAATATGAACTTATCTACAAGTGATGATGTTATGCAAAATTGGGAAGAATTTAAAAAAAAGGAGGGAAAGAAAACAACACTCGAAGGAATACCAAATACTTTACCTGCACTAATGCGCGCTGAAAAGATGCAGACAAAAGCGTCACGGGTAGGTTTTGATTGGCCAGATGTAAACGGAGCAGTAGAAAAAGTGATAGAGGAAGCTAAAGAATTATCACAAGCTAACAATGAGGATGAAATAATAGAAGAAACTGGAGACTTATTATTTGCGGTTGTAAACATAGCCAGAATGAAAAACGTTGATCCCGAAAAAGCTCTACAAAGATGTAATGATAAATTTTTACGCAGATTTAATTACATAGAACAAAAAATTAAAGCTAATGGGAATAGTTTGACAGATGCAACCCTACAGGATATGGACTTTTTATGGGATGAAGCCAAGACAAACGGCCTATAA
- a CDS encoding putative polysaccharide biosynthesis protein produces the protein MTRENFLKGAVILSIAGGISKMLGAIYRIPLARLIGDEGMGLYQMAYPIYITILALATAGIPVAISVIVSRKQTEGFTGDIKKLFRSSLVLLFFLGIILSFLLAQSAYFLANYILEEPRAYYPILAVAPAIFFAALMSVFRGYFQGYQTMVPTAVSQVFEQLFRVCAVVLFAYLLIPYGLEYAAAGATFGAVVGGITGLIVLIIFYIRYSKREKMSPTQLQLSGISSFNLSKEMMKLAIPVSVGAVVFPLVQMLDAVIVPSRLIAIEYTSSQATALFGQLGMAAVLIGLPTIFTIAIATSLVPAISEAKGQNDKLLLQSRLNYGFRAGMIVALPCAGGLFILAYPISDLLYGIPQVGFALEPLAFSAIALAAFQISSAGLQGIGKPQIAMRNLVVAGAFKVLFNYTLTAIPALNIQGAAIGTVVAFSIGAILNLIFLKKLTGVSYEIGRLIKITITTILMVIGVKTAFDALIMYGLGSNLATILAIFVGIAIYGVLLFLLREIDINMIKRIIKGV, from the coding sequence GTGACAAGGGAGAACTTCCTTAAGGGGGCTGTTATACTCAGTATAGCAGGTGGTATAAGTAAAATGTTAGGGGCTATCTACCGCATACCTTTAGCACGGCTAATAGGTGATGAAGGCATGGGGCTTTATCAGATGGCTTACCCTATATATATTACCATTTTGGCACTAGCAACAGCGGGTATACCAGTAGCTATTTCTGTAATAGTTTCTCGCAAACAAACTGAAGGCTTTACAGGTGATATTAAAAAGCTATTTAGGTCATCCTTGGTGCTACTTTTCTTTCTGGGTATAATATTAAGCTTTCTTTTAGCACAATCAGCATATTTTTTAGCAAATTATATTTTAGAAGAGCCTCGAGCATACTATCCTATATTAGCAGTAGCTCCTGCAATATTTTTTGCTGCGTTAATGTCGGTATTTCGTGGTTACTTTCAAGGATATCAAACAATGGTACCCACCGCAGTATCACAGGTGTTCGAACAGCTATTTAGAGTATGTGCAGTAGTTTTATTTGCATACCTACTAATTCCCTATGGTTTAGAATATGCAGCTGCTGGTGCTACATTCGGTGCTGTAGTAGGTGGTATTACAGGACTTATCGTTCTTATAATATTCTATATTAGATACTCCAAAAGAGAAAAAATGTCTCCAACTCAACTACAATTAAGTGGCATAAGCTCTTTTAACCTTAGTAAAGAAATGATGAAATTAGCTATTCCTGTATCAGTTGGAGCAGTTGTATTTCCCTTAGTTCAAATGCTTGATGCAGTAATAGTACCTAGTAGGCTTATTGCTATTGAATATACATCATCCCAAGCTACCGCTTTATTTGGGCAATTAGGAATGGCTGCAGTATTAATAGGTCTTCCAACAATATTTACCATAGCAATAGCCACAAGCTTAGTACCTGCTATATCAGAAGCAAAAGGTCAAAACGACAAACTATTACTACAAAGCCGTCTTAATTATGGTTTTAGAGCGGGTATGATAGTCGCTCTTCCTTGTGCAGGAGGACTCTTTATACTTGCATATCCAATAAGTGATTTACTATATGGCATTCCCCAAGTAGGTTTTGCTCTTGAGCCACTTGCTTTTTCAGCAATAGCTCTAGCAGCATTCCAAATCTCAAGTGCGGGATTACAGGGTATTGGAAAACCTCAAATAGCAATGAGAAACCTTGTGGTAGCAGGAGCATTTAAAGTATTATTTAACTATACCCTTACAGCAATCCCTGCTCTAAACATTCAAGGAGCAGCAATCGGTACTGTTGTTGCATTTTCAATTGGTGCAATACTAAACCTTATATTTCTAAAAAAACTAACGGGTGTAAGTTATGAAATAGGAAGACTAATAAAAATAACCATAACAACAATACTTATGGTAATAGGTGTTAAAACAGCATTTGATGCCTTGATAATGTATGGACTCGGATCAAACCTTGCAACTATATTAGCAATATTCGTTGGTATAGCCATATATGGAGTGCTACTATTCTTACTAAGAGAAATAGATATCAACATGATAAAACGGATTATTAAGGGAGTGTAG
- the spoVT gene encoding stage V sporulation protein T — protein MKATGIVRRIDDLGRVVIPKEIRRTLRIREGDPLEIFVDREGEVILKKYSPIGELGDFAKEYADSLHETIGHISMIADRDVIIAVAGANKREFLSKSIGKAVERSLDDRSTIVLNDIKNSDDESVHVIQNDDREYTIKSQVIAPIVTQGDPIGAVVIVSKDDNTKLGDMEVKLAETAAGFLAKQMEQ, from the coding sequence ATGAAAGCAACAGGAATTGTTCGCCGTATAGATGACCTGGGAAGGGTTGTTATCCCTAAAGAAATAAGAAGGACTTTACGTATCAGAGAAGGTGATCCGCTCGAAATATTTGTTGACCGTGAAGGTGAAGTTATTTTAAAAAAATATTCTCCAATTGGCGAATTAGGTGATTTTGCGAAAGAATATGCAGATTCTTTGCATGAAACAATCGGACATATTTCTATGATTGCTGATCGCGATGTCATCATAGCTGTAGCAGGTGCCAATAAAAGAGAATTTCTAAGCAAATCGATTGGTAAAGCTGTAGAGCGATCCCTTGATGATCGATCGACCATTGTATTAAATGATATTAAAAATAGTGATGATGAAAGTGTTCATGTTATTCAAAACGATGACCGCGAATATACTATAAAATCTCAAGTAATAGCACCTATAGTGACTCAAGGGGATCCAATTGGTGCAGTGGTTATTGTTAGTAAGGATGATAATACAAAACTAGGAGACATGGAAGTAAAACTAGCTGAAACAGCAGCCGGCTTTTTGGCTAAACAGATGGAGCAGTAA
- a CDS encoding GerAB/ArcD/ProY family transporter, whose translation MTKISNFQLYCMLVLLSLPISFLVVPKQLALIIGHSGWLAVIASFFGALILIYAFVFILRKSTRPFPLMLEDHLGMVIGKILSIIYIFIFLLCTIINLRTFLDFVASVVLPLVPISVYIGLMVFVSFYAIKTGLEAFSRISEIIVMLGIPATLLILFLSINEGVDFGGLLPVFYIDPIDFAHGTYISIMCFSSLFAVLTLGFFSEAREKISSVLVWVLITHVVIITLTTAILLMLLGPFTTGVLTFPTFSLVRHITVAGFIQGVDFIFIAIWIAGISGAITIQWFVFCYIIQQTFRLKDYRFIAAPSSLIIGFYTVMLTPNIVELIMIRQYVLPVVAGIFFIGFPLLFALGLMFKGDPDPSVGTGLRNDPNEVQNTENHEVVNS comes from the coding sequence ATGACAAAAATAAGCAATTTTCAATTGTATTGTATGCTTGTTTTATTATCTTTACCCATTTCATTTTTGGTAGTTCCAAAACAGCTTGCACTTATAATTGGACACTCAGGATGGTTAGCAGTAATTGCTTCTTTTTTTGGAGCTCTTATATTAATCTATGCATTTGTTTTCATACTTAGGAAAAGTACTCGTCCTTTTCCTTTAATGTTAGAAGATCATTTAGGAATGGTTATAGGTAAGATTTTAAGCATTATATATATTTTTATTTTTTTACTTTGTACAATCATTAACCTTAGGACCTTTTTAGACTTTGTTGCTAGTGTTGTTTTGCCACTTGTACCAATTAGTGTGTATATAGGTCTTATGGTTTTTGTAAGTTTTTATGCCATCAAAACTGGGTTAGAAGCTTTTTCTCGTATTAGTGAAATAATTGTTATGCTTGGAATTCCTGCTACTCTATTAATTTTATTTCTTTCTATTAATGAAGGAGTTGATTTTGGAGGTTTACTGCCAGTTTTCTATATTGACCCAATAGATTTTGCTCATGGAACTTATATATCAATTATGTGCTTTAGTAGTTTGTTTGCTGTATTAACATTAGGGTTTTTTTCTGAGGCTAGAGAAAAGATTTCTTCTGTATTAGTGTGGGTTTTAATAACCCATGTAGTTATTATTACTTTAACTACAGCAATACTTCTTATGCTTTTGGGACCTTTTACAACTGGAGTTCTTACCTTCCCTACTTTTAGTTTGGTAAGACATATAACTGTAGCTGGTTTTATACAAGGTGTAGATTTTATTTTTATAGCAATTTGGATAGCTGGCATATCTGGAGCTATTACTATTCAATGGTTTGTTTTTTGCTATATTATACAGCAAACCTTTCGCTTAAAGGATTATCGCTTTATTGCCGCACCTAGTTCATTAATAATTGGTTTTTATACAGTAATGCTAACTCCCAATATTGTTGAGTTAATTATGATTAGGCAATATGTGCTACCAGTTGTTGCAGGTATATTCTTTATTGGTTTCCCTTTGCTTTTTGCTTTAGGCCTAATGTTCAAGGGGGATCCTGACCCTTCAGTGGGTACTGGCCTTAGAAATGATCCAAATGAAGTGCAAAATACAGAAAACCACGAGGTAGTTAATTCTTGA
- a CDS encoding spore germination protein, with amino-acid sequence MRYLTNKKQKPPANREIIDYDISTNIDENYNRLMQLLESCSDAVIRKFSFGNETETKALVVYFDGLADRIEVEDNVLRPLMLELKMVNDTSPEQKEKDIFTAVQDRILLIGEVETISTLQEVGHKISSGDTVLLIDGFSTGLSAGTRAWESRAVATPDAEHVIRGPKEGFTETMRFNTALLRRRIKSTSFKVENFVVGRVTKTDTVVCYIDGIAPKELVDEVRTRISKIDVDGVLDTGLIEEHIEDEKYTIFAQSESTEKPDRVVGHLLEGRICIIVDGSPMALIVPTTFPRFLISAEDYYERYVPSTLFRLARFIAFWIALLLPSIYVSVVTYHHEMIPTDLFLTIMAAREGVPFPAFVEALLMELTFELLREAGLRLPGQIGPAVSIVGALIIGDAAVRAGLVSTPMVVVIAFTGIASFVTPAYNAGVVVRIARFGFLFLAAFLGFFGIMIGILLLLTRMASLSSLGQPYLAPFAPLRTGELGDTIVRRPWTNAIRRPFMSGMKNLVRQKKDNSNGGNQG; translated from the coding sequence ATGCGGTATTTAACAAATAAAAAACAGAAGCCACCAGCTAATAGAGAGATTATTGATTATGATATCTCTACTAATATTGATGAAAATTATAATCGTTTAATGCAATTATTAGAAAGCTGTTCTGATGCAGTAATTCGAAAATTTTCTTTTGGTAATGAAACGGAGACTAAGGCGCTTGTCGTATATTTTGATGGCTTAGCTGACCGAATTGAAGTTGAAGATAATGTACTTAGACCATTGATGTTGGAATTAAAAATGGTTAATGACACTAGTCCAGAACAAAAGGAAAAGGATATTTTTACTGCGGTTCAGGATAGAATTCTATTGATAGGTGAAGTTGAAACTATTTCAACCCTGCAGGAAGTAGGTCACAAAATTAGCTCTGGTGATACTGTTTTGCTTATTGATGGTTTTAGTACTGGTCTTTCTGCTGGAACTCGCGCATGGGAAAGTCGTGCTGTAGCAACACCTGATGCAGAGCATGTTATTCGTGGACCTAAGGAAGGGTTTACAGAAACCATGCGTTTTAATACTGCTTTATTACGACGCAGGATTAAATCAACAAGTTTTAAAGTAGAAAACTTTGTAGTAGGAAGAGTGACTAAAACAGACACTGTGGTTTGTTACATAGATGGTATAGCACCTAAAGAATTAGTTGATGAAGTAAGAACTAGAATTAGCAAAATTGATGTAGATGGAGTTTTAGATACTGGACTTATTGAAGAACATATTGAAGATGAAAAATATACAATTTTTGCTCAAAGTGAATCAACTGAAAAGCCTGACCGAGTTGTAGGACATTTATTAGAAGGAAGAATTTGCATAATAGTTGATGGATCCCCCATGGCTTTAATAGTTCCTACAACATTTCCACGTTTTTTAATATCTGCTGAGGATTATTACGAGCGTTATGTCCCTTCAACCTTATTTAGATTAGCTCGTTTTATAGCCTTTTGGATAGCATTACTACTTCCATCAATTTATGTTTCTGTTGTTACTTATCATCATGAAATGATTCCAACAGATTTATTTCTCACTATTATGGCAGCTAGAGAAGGTGTGCCTTTTCCTGCCTTTGTAGAAGCCTTACTTATGGAATTAACCTTTGAACTGCTCCGAGAAGCTGGGTTAAGGCTCCCTGGGCAAATAGGACCTGCTGTAAGTATTGTGGGGGCATTAATTATTGGAGATGCGGCTGTTCGTGCTGGTCTAGTTTCTACACCAATGGTAGTCGTTATTGCTTTTACTGGTATAGCCTCCTTTGTTACTCCGGCATATAATGCAGGAGTTGTTGTGCGAATAGCCCGTTTTGGTTTTCTATTTTTAGCCGCTTTTCTCGGCTTTTTCGGTATTATGATTGGTATTCTTCTACTATTAACTAGAATGGCTTCTCTAAGTTCATTAGGTCAACCATATTTAGCTCCATTTGCTCCCTTAAGAACTGGTGAATTAGGAGACACTATAGTAAGACGTCCATGGACAAACGCTATACGTCGTCCATTTATGTCAGGAATGAAAAATCTAGTTAGACAAAAAAAAGATAATTCTAATGGAGGTAATCAAGGGTGA